Proteins encoded together in one Pontiella desulfatans window:
- a CDS encoding transposase, which translates to MSRVVNGDFVFGDKEKEFFRYSMRKLEHFMGIRILTYCIMSNHFHLLVEIPHAEHIDDDELKNRIMQFYPPRRALEILAEFNEARAYSEQTGNQAWLNKLRNQYLSRMGNLSAFSKELKERFTKWYNRRNARRGTLWEERFKSVLVESSESTLLTMAAYIDLNPVRAGLVDDPRDYRYCGYAESVAGNNEGRAGLMKLLDMHGQGLSWRTAGSSYRKLLFMRGEESESKPGFNKAKVQQVIEEGGELCLQEVLRCRIRYFSDGVAVGSRLFVEDVFERHRDLFGERRKTGARKLPGNCWQGLCSLRNLRLNAITAPG; encoded by the coding sequence ATGTCTCGTGTTGTTAATGGAGACTTTGTCTTCGGCGACAAAGAAAAGGAATTCTTCAGATACAGCATGCGCAAACTCGAGCATTTCATGGGCATTAGGATCTTGACCTATTGCATCATGTCGAACCACTTCCACCTTCTGGTGGAGATCCCCCATGCGGAACACATTGATGACGATGAGCTGAAAAACCGGATCATGCAGTTCTACCCACCTCGCCGGGCGCTTGAAATTTTGGCGGAGTTCAATGAAGCCAGAGCCTATTCGGAACAAACCGGAAATCAGGCATGGCTAAACAAACTGCGGAACCAATACTTATCCCGAATGGGAAACCTATCGGCTTTCAGCAAGGAGCTGAAGGAACGCTTCACAAAGTGGTACAACCGGCGCAATGCCCGTCGAGGCACGCTTTGGGAAGAGCGGTTCAAGAGCGTCCTGGTGGAAAGCTCGGAGTCCACCCTACTTACGATGGCCGCATACATCGACCTTAATCCGGTACGGGCCGGTTTGGTTGATGATCCGCGCGACTACCGCTATTGTGGTTATGCAGAATCGGTTGCGGGAAACAATGAAGGCCGTGCCGGTTTGATGAAACTGCTCGATATGCACGGGCAAGGGCTCTCGTGGCGCACGGCTGGTTCAAGCTATCGGAAATTGCTGTTTATGCGCGGAGAGGAATCGGAATCAAAGCCAGGATTCAACAAAGCTAAGGTTCAGCAGGTGATTGAAGAAGGAGGGGAGCTATGCCTCCAGGAAGTACTTCGATGTAGAATCCGATACTTTTCCGATGGAGTGGCCGTTGGGAGCCGCTTGTTTGTTGAAGACGTTTTCGAAAGGCATCGCGATCTATTCGGGGAACGTCGGAAAACCGGGGCACGGAAACTCCCCGGAAACTGCTGGCAAGGACTGTGCAGCCTCCGGAACCTTCGGCTCAATGCCATAACCGCTCCGGGCTGA
- a CDS encoding ABC transporter permease: protein MKSMRIERMIKLAVKNLGQYKLRAGLTMLGIIFGVCSVVAMLSVGEGANREIQEKIQRMGSQNILLQSIKVPSEDKGGGGRRTMVASYGLTYKDASDLSRFVPNLVSSTPMKRLRYDVRFKARKLQTDVVATTPWYLRVQNYRMVRGRFLSSSDMEFGTPVCVIGTRLARLLFAGYDPIGQTLSIDNDAYTVVGIVGDIAQGELPSGGELWLDGENQNVYIPLRTYLQKRGDLFMQWADGGGTFEKIELHELILTIDEQENVVRAVDAVRRLLKKNHKKEDYSVVVPLELIRQARETRRLFNIVLGSIAAISLIVGGIGIMNIMLATVSERTREIGIRRALGARRRDIVLQFLMETLILSISGGVIGLVFGAIIPLAITAVTNVKTVLTFPAFAVAFSVSVAVSVVFGIYPARRAAMMDPIDALRHE, encoded by the coding sequence ATGAAATCGATGCGCATAGAGCGGATGATCAAGCTGGCGGTCAAGAACCTCGGCCAGTATAAGCTGCGCGCCGGCTTGACGATGCTGGGCATCATTTTCGGCGTCTGTTCCGTGGTGGCCATGCTCAGCGTGGGCGAAGGCGCCAACCGTGAAATACAGGAAAAAATCCAGCGCATGGGCAGCCAGAACATTCTGCTTCAAAGCATCAAGGTCCCCTCGGAGGATAAAGGGGGCGGGGGGCGGCGAACGATGGTTGCCTCCTATGGCCTGACCTACAAGGATGCCTCGGATTTGTCGCGCTTTGTGCCCAACCTGGTGTCGAGTACGCCGATGAAACGGTTGCGCTACGATGTTCGCTTCAAGGCGCGGAAGCTGCAGACCGATGTGGTTGCAACCACTCCATGGTATCTGCGCGTCCAGAATTACCGCATGGTGCGAGGTCGGTTTCTCTCCAGCTCCGATATGGAATTCGGAACTCCGGTCTGTGTGATCGGAACCCGGCTCGCACGACTGCTTTTTGCCGGTTACGACCCCATTGGCCAAACGCTTTCCATCGATAACGATGCCTACACGGTGGTCGGAATCGTCGGCGATATTGCCCAGGGCGAATTGCCATCCGGGGGCGAACTCTGGCTCGATGGCGAAAACCAAAACGTCTACATTCCGTTGCGTACCTATCTCCAGAAGCGCGGCGACCTTTTCATGCAATGGGCAGACGGCGGCGGCACCTTCGAGAAGATTGAACTGCACGAGTTGATTCTGACGATCGACGAGCAGGAAAATGTGGTGCGCGCAGTCGATGCCGTACGACGGTTGCTCAAGAAAAACCATAAGAAGGAAGACTACAGTGTTGTGGTTCCACTTGAACTCATCCGCCAGGCGCGCGAAACGCGCCGGCTGTTCAATATCGTGCTGGGATCCATTGCCGCCATATCACTCATTGTCGGCGGCATTGGCATCATGAACATCATGCTGGCGACCGTCAGTGAACGTACCCGCGAGATCGGCATCCGGCGAGCGCTGGGAGCGCGCCGCCGCGATATCGTCCTCCAGTTCCTCATGGAGACGTTGATCCTCTCGATCTCAGGCGGGGTGATCGGGTTGGTTTTTGGTGCCATCATTCCTCTGGCCATAACGGCCGTGACCAATGTGAAAACAGTTCTGACCTTCCCCGCATTTGCCGTTGCCTTCTCGGTCTCTGTTGCCGTTTCGGTGGTGTTCGGCATCTATCCCGCACGCCGTGCCGCCATGATGGACCCGATCGACGCGCTTCGCCACGAATAG
- a CDS encoding ABC transporter ATP-binding protein, translating to MSVPIVELRDAVKEYVNGSLRVTALRGINLRIDPGEYAVIMGASGSGKSTLLNLLGCLDHLSGGDYLLGGESVANKTDDQLSEIRSLRIGFIFQSYNLIPQLNVLENIEVPLFYQGVPESEARVKAEALAERMGLSDRLKHKPMELSGGQQQRVAIARSLVCDPLLMLADEPTGNLDSKTGAEILELIDELHAEGKTIVMVTHDDDIAHRAQRVVRFLDGKILSNDWNGAPKP from the coding sequence ATGAGCGTCCCGATCGTCGAGCTGAGAGATGCCGTTAAGGAATATGTGAACGGCTCTTTGCGGGTGACTGCCCTGCGCGGGATCAACCTGCGGATCGATCCCGGCGAATATGCCGTGATCATGGGGGCGTCGGGATCGGGCAAATCGACCCTGCTCAACCTGCTCGGGTGTCTCGATCATCTTTCCGGCGGCGACTATCTGCTGGGCGGGGAAAGCGTGGCGAACAAGACGGACGACCAGCTTTCGGAAATCCGTTCCCTGCGGATCGGTTTCATCTTCCAGTCCTACAACCTGATCCCGCAGCTCAACGTACTCGAGAACATCGAGGTGCCTTTGTTCTACCAAGGCGTTCCGGAGTCGGAGGCTCGGGTGAAGGCCGAAGCCCTTGCCGAGCGTATGGGGCTTTCAGACCGGTTGAAGCACAAGCCCATGGAGCTTTCGGGGGGGCAACAGCAGCGCGTCGCCATTGCCCGTTCCCTGGTGTGCGATCCTCTCCTAATGCTGGCCGACGAACCCACCGGCAATCTCGATTCCAAGACCGGCGCTGAAATTCTTGAGCTGATCGACGAGCTGCACGCCGAGGGCAAGACGATCGTGATGGTTACCCACGATGACGATATTGCGCATCGCGCCCAACGCGTGGTTCGCTTCCTGGATGGCAAAATCCTTTCCAACGATTGGAACGGGGCGCCGAAACCATGA
- a CDS encoding efflux RND transporter periplasmic adaptor subunit — MNSQTTKKPWQRRKLQIGIGIAMAVVVALVLKPGKDADRVDMDSAHLCRVQRGDLVVSILQSGELRAKSSRDILNEAYRDAKIIEVVEDGSSVTNGQLLFELESNELMDRYLDQQSDVAEAEASLKLAQENLEIARLKSATDVESAKLKVELAELDLKKYNEVEYTQMKDKAESDIMLAKAEYEKARSELEGTQELYDKGYSNKNDLESDRLGVQRKEVEVRNKTADLKILKEYTHTKRQKELDNAVVNAKDALRRLEKTILSDIESKEAAILSKKTRLEIERNQLVTREEQFANTKSYADFSGQVFYPKPNRYGSMAKIEKGATIQYRQAILSFPDLSAWDLKVGIPEAMIDKVTLGQEAVATLDAVPGLILRGRVEKISAVPDSQNWYSSGVKTYTIMVDVASDADGQLKPGMSATVEIVTDQLRDVLYVPIQSVVSSEGKHFVYTVKRGRKELREVGIGKYNTQSIEIVHGVEEGEELLLYAEVELEADSKLKKSPLAEESKEEETKVQE; from the coding sequence ATGAACAGTCAAACGACGAAGAAACCATGGCAACGCCGTAAGCTCCAGATCGGGATTGGCATCGCCATGGCCGTGGTGGTTGCGCTTGTCCTCAAACCGGGCAAGGACGCCGACCGTGTCGATATGGATAGCGCCCACCTCTGCCGTGTGCAACGGGGCGACCTGGTGGTGAGCATCCTTCAGTCGGGCGAATTGAGGGCCAAGAGCAGTCGGGATATCCTCAACGAGGCCTATCGCGATGCCAAGATTATCGAAGTGGTTGAGGATGGCAGTTCCGTGACGAACGGCCAGCTGCTGTTTGAACTCGAGTCGAACGAGCTGATGGATCGTTATCTGGACCAGCAGTCCGATGTTGCCGAAGCCGAGGCGAGCCTGAAGTTGGCGCAGGAAAACCTCGAGATTGCCCGCCTTAAAAGCGCAACCGATGTGGAAAGTGCCAAGCTGAAGGTCGAACTCGCGGAGCTGGATCTGAAAAAATACAACGAAGTCGAATATACCCAGATGAAGGACAAGGCAGAATCGGATATCATGCTGGCCAAGGCGGAATATGAAAAAGCGCGAAGCGAACTCGAAGGCACGCAGGAGCTTTACGACAAGGGATATTCGAACAAGAACGACCTGGAATCCGACCGGCTCGGCGTGCAGCGCAAGGAGGTTGAGGTCCGGAACAAAACCGCCGACCTGAAGATCTTGAAGGAATACACCCACACCAAGCGGCAGAAGGAGCTGGATAACGCGGTGGTGAATGCGAAAGATGCGCTGCGGCGGCTTGAAAAGACCATCTTATCGGATATCGAAAGCAAGGAAGCTGCGATCCTTTCGAAAAAAACCCGGCTGGAAATCGAGCGGAACCAGCTCGTTACCCGCGAGGAACAGTTCGCCAATACCAAATCCTATGCCGATTTCAGCGGACAGGTGTTCTACCCCAAGCCCAACCGCTATGGGAGCATGGCGAAAATTGAAAAGGGCGCCACGATCCAGTACCGCCAGGCCATCCTATCGTTCCCGGATCTGAGCGCATGGGATCTGAAAGTCGGGATCCCCGAGGCGATGATCGATAAAGTGACCCTCGGGCAGGAGGCGGTTGCAACATTGGATGCGGTGCCGGGATTGATTCTTCGTGGGCGCGTGGAAAAAATCAGCGCCGTTCCGGATTCGCAAAACTGGTACAGCTCGGGCGTGAAAACCTATACCATCATGGTTGATGTTGCCTCGGACGCGGATGGCCAGCTAAAGCCGGGCATGTCGGCAACCGTCGAAATTGTGACGGATCAATTGCGGGATGTGCTTTATGTCCCGATCCAGTCGGTGGTTTCGAGCGAAGGGAAACACTTTGTCTATACGGTAAAGCGCGGACGCAAGGAGCTGCGCGAGGTCGGCATTGGGAAATACAACACGCAGTCCATCGAAATTGTTCACGGGGTGGAGGAGGGCGAAGAGCTGTTGCTCTATGCCGAGGTGGAACTCGAAGCCGATTCCAAATTGAAAAAGAGTCCGCTTGCCGAGGAATCCAAGGAAGAGGAAACCAAGGTTCAGGAATGA
- a CDS encoding TolC family protein, protein MGERRSGVVNAAVLLGVVSLVASCTKIGNYAEKRADKAAYGNIAGAQHAGLGGADPFTIGTNDAGLVRQLLAMDRTQEEAEVLSLADTLAVAMANSRSYQTRKESLFIQALGLTEIQKDFNWDFSASASAGTSYTTKNDGTAESFGDNGVNAQVKAGVTRTLASGAKVSLGFTQNLLKYYTNPDMSDGNNALSLNIVQPLLNGFGPLVTKEPLRQAERDMVYAVREFKRYQQDFVIDVASQYYSTLRTRDQLINQRKNYESSVANREQTESYAKAGRIADFQAAQALQSELDAADRWSLSKASYEEALDDFRYTLGLPVDLNIIPDTNELVRLELQGLVEIDIEFEESMRSALSNRLDLVNKREQVEDQERKLEIQRRNFLPDLDVSYDVEKQFDSAGKDGPHGGTDVSQNLGVQLGLPFDWTEKRNKYRVAQIGLDREIRGLEEDESDVERDVRDLWRKLERNRSVYKNRLLSVQLSTRRVENTQLLLKQGKALTRDLLDAEDDLLNSKNAATIALVDYTINRLRFWNAIERFEIDPKGMWYEQSNDEETMATP, encoded by the coding sequence ATGGGAGAAAGAAGATCGGGAGTTGTGAACGCCGCGGTGTTGCTGGGGGTGGTTTCGCTGGTGGCTTCGTGCACGAAAATCGGGAACTATGCCGAGAAACGGGCCGACAAGGCCGCCTACGGAAACATTGCCGGTGCGCAGCATGCTGGATTGGGCGGTGCCGATCCGTTTACCATCGGCACCAACGATGCGGGGCTGGTTCGCCAGTTGCTGGCCATGGATCGGACGCAGGAGGAGGCGGAGGTGCTTTCGTTGGCGGACACGTTGGCCGTGGCCATGGCCAACAGCCGTTCCTACCAAACGCGCAAGGAAAGCCTTTTCATCCAGGCATTGGGATTGACCGAAATCCAAAAGGACTTCAACTGGGACTTCAGCGCCTCGGCCAGCGCCGGGACTTCGTACACCACCAAGAACGATGGAACCGCCGAGAGTTTTGGCGACAACGGGGTGAACGCCCAGGTCAAGGCCGGGGTGACGCGTACGCTGGCTTCGGGCGCCAAGGTTAGCCTGGGCTTTACCCAGAACCTGCTTAAATACTACACCAACCCGGATATGTCGGATGGAAACAATGCGCTTTCCTTGAATATCGTGCAGCCGTTGCTCAATGGATTCGGCCCGCTGGTGACCAAGGAACCGCTGCGGCAGGCCGAACGCGACATGGTCTATGCCGTCCGCGAGTTCAAGCGTTACCAGCAGGATTTCGTGATCGATGTGGCTTCGCAATACTATTCCACCCTGCGGACGCGCGACCAGTTGATCAACCAGCGCAAAAACTATGAAAGCTCCGTGGCCAACCGCGAGCAGACCGAGTCGTATGCCAAGGCCGGGCGCATCGCCGATTTCCAGGCGGCCCAGGCTCTGCAGAGCGAGCTTGATGCCGCCGACAGGTGGTCGCTCTCGAAGGCAAGCTATGAAGAGGCGCTCGACGATTTCCGCTACACCTTGGGCCTGCCGGTCGATCTCAATATCATTCCGGACACCAACGAATTGGTGCGCCTCGAGTTGCAGGGCTTGGTGGAGATCGATATCGAGTTCGAGGAGTCGATGCGGTCGGCCCTCTCGAACCGTCTTGATTTGGTCAACAAGCGCGAGCAGGTGGAGGACCAGGAGCGCAAGCTGGAGATCCAGCGCCGTAATTTCCTCCCGGATCTGGATGTCTCCTACGATGTGGAGAAGCAGTTCGACAGCGCGGGGAAGGATGGGCCGCACGGTGGAACCGATGTTTCGCAAAACCTAGGTGTGCAGCTTGGCCTGCCGTTCGACTGGACGGAGAAGCGGAATAAATACCGCGTTGCCCAGATCGGTCTCGACCGGGAAATCCGTGGGCTGGAAGAGGACGAATCGGACGTGGAACGCGATGTGCGCGACCTGTGGCGCAAGCTGGAGCGCAACCGTTCCGTCTACAAGAACCGGCTTCTGAGTGTGCAGCTTTCAACGCGGCGGGTTGAAAACACCCAGTTGCTGCTCAAGCAGGGCAAGGCGCTGACGCGCGACCTGCTGGATGCGGAGGATGACCTGCTGAACTCGAAGAACGCCGCCACGATTGCGCTGGTGGACTACACCATCAACCGGTTGCGTTTCTGGAATGCGATCGAACGTTTTGAAATCGACCCAAAGGGAATGTGGTATGAACAGTCAAACGACGAAGAAACCATGGCAACGCCGTAA
- a CDS encoding DDE-type integrase/transposase/recombinase → MSCETRMEYIAVQKRRYRRAEKAYKTRLLDEVCAVCGYDRKHATKLLNDSFTPSRGKRGRKGEYDSAELRKTLKTLWLRSGQLCGKRLKPAMPHWLKHYEKHYEPLSTECREKLLRISPASIDRVLKPFKAQYQRRRNTGTKPGSLLKNQIPIRTSTEDIDRPGYLEADTVAHCGGSMSGDFIWSITYTDIISTWTVTRAVWNKGAEGVMHQTHDVENKLPFAILGFDCDNGSEFLNHHLTRYFLQRKQPVCFTRSRPYHKNDNAHVEQKNWTHVRELLGYDRLDNPAMIRELNALYRDWERLNNFFKPSFKLKSKVRVKSRYKKKYDAPATPFDRLKVSGILGEQQEAALQREYETLDPFELGNRIQRRRRKIEKMKKTGESAAVGEPGFPDCLPTLTTPELEGTH, encoded by the coding sequence ATGAGTTGCGAAACCAGAATGGAATACATCGCGGTACAAAAACGCCGCTATAGGCGCGCGGAAAAGGCCTACAAGACCCGGTTGCTCGATGAAGTATGCGCGGTATGCGGCTATGATCGCAAGCATGCCACCAAGCTGCTCAACGACTCGTTTACGCCCTCCAGGGGCAAACGCGGCCGCAAAGGCGAGTACGACTCTGCTGAATTGCGCAAGACCCTCAAAACTCTGTGGCTTCGTTCTGGACAACTGTGCGGGAAGCGCCTCAAGCCTGCTATGCCACATTGGCTGAAGCACTATGAAAAACATTACGAACCGCTATCGACCGAATGCCGTGAAAAGCTACTGAGAATCAGCCCGGCAAGCATCGACCGGGTGCTCAAACCCTTCAAAGCGCAGTACCAGCGAAGGCGCAATACCGGTACCAAGCCCGGCTCGCTGCTCAAGAATCAGATCCCAATCCGCACCTCCACCGAGGACATCGACCGGCCCGGCTATCTCGAAGCCGACACAGTAGCCCACTGTGGCGGATCGATGAGCGGGGACTTCATCTGGTCGATCACCTATACGGACATCATAAGCACCTGGACGGTAACCCGCGCGGTCTGGAACAAAGGCGCTGAAGGCGTGATGCACCAAACCCACGACGTGGAAAACAAGCTGCCCTTCGCCATCCTGGGCTTCGACTGCGACAACGGCAGCGAGTTCCTCAACCACCATCTCACGCGCTACTTCCTGCAACGCAAACAGCCCGTCTGTTTTACACGCAGCAGACCGTACCACAAGAACGACAACGCCCATGTCGAACAAAAGAACTGGACGCACGTGCGCGAGTTGCTCGGCTACGACCGGCTCGACAACCCGGCCATGATCAGAGAGCTCAACGCACTCTACCGCGACTGGGAACGGCTCAACAACTTCTTCAAACCCTCGTTCAAGCTAAAAAGCAAGGTTCGCGTCAAAAGCCGGTACAAAAAGAAATACGATGCCCCCGCCACGCCCTTTGACCGCCTGAAGGTCAGCGGCATCCTTGGCGAACAACAGGAGGCTGCTCTGCAACGCGAATACGAAACGCTCGACCCTTTCGAGCTGGGCAATCGCATCCAGCGCCGACGTCGCAAGATCGAAAAAATGAAGAAAACCGGCGAGTCCGCCGCAGTCGGGGAACCCGGGTTCCCCGACTGCCTCCCCACCTTGACAACCCCCGAATTAGAGGGTACCCATTAA
- a CDS encoding diacylglycerol/lipid kinase family protein — MKQVLVLINPKSGVGGPYRYITAVQNAWDNDEHDVFYQFSQSAADGAAKVRRAIEYGIDTVLVVGGDGMVNTIGCELVGTNVSLGVIPAGSGNGFARHFKIPLQPVAAAEALLHGHTAPIDVGKVNNRLFFVTCSMAWDAALVESFEKYPFRGLVPYVLAGAQQLLEYRAQPFHVDLDGELLELKHPLIFTVANLSQFGSDFLVAPDAQADSGNLELVAIEKKDVPLVLTQVHRFIEKTFHHHPLVTNRHFKKMTVRRETPSPIQVDGELLQAETEVHIEVLPSALNVIIPN, encoded by the coding sequence ATGAAGCAGGTGCTCGTACTCATAAACCCCAAATCCGGCGTCGGCGGCCCCTACCGCTACATTACCGCCGTACAAAATGCGTGGGACAACGACGAGCACGACGTCTTCTACCAATTCAGCCAATCCGCCGCCGACGGCGCCGCCAAGGTGCGCCGCGCGATCGAGTACGGCATCGATACCGTGCTGGTGGTCGGAGGCGATGGCATGGTGAACACCATCGGCTGCGAATTGGTCGGCACCAACGTCAGCCTCGGCGTCATCCCCGCCGGTAGCGGCAACGGTTTCGCGCGGCATTTCAAGATTCCCCTGCAGCCCGTCGCCGCCGCAGAGGCGCTGCTCCACGGCCATACCGCCCCGATCGACGTCGGCAAAGTGAACAACCGCCTTTTTTTCGTGACCTGCAGCATGGCCTGGGACGCGGCCCTGGTTGAATCGTTCGAGAAATACCCCTTCCGCGGCCTGGTGCCCTACGTGCTGGCCGGCGCACAGCAGCTGCTCGAATACCGGGCGCAACCCTTCCACGTCGATCTCGACGGCGAACTCCTGGAACTCAAGCACCCGCTCATCTTCACGGTGGCCAACCTCTCGCAGTTCGGCAGCGACTTCCTCGTGGCCCCCGATGCGCAGGCCGATAGCGGGAACCTCGAACTCGTCGCCATCGAAAAAAAGGATGTGCCGCTGGTGCTCACGCAAGTGCACCGCTTCATCGAAAAAACATTCCACCACCATCCGCTCGTCACCAACCGGCATTTCAAGAAAATGACCGTGCGGCGCGAAACCCCCTCGCCCATCCAGGTCGACGGCGAACTCCTGCAGGCCGAAACCGAAGTTCACATCGAAGTGCTTCCCAGCGCCCTCAACGTCATCATCCCCAACTAA
- the tadA gene encoding tRNA adenosine(34) deaminase TadA: protein MDNFSEDTLFMRMALREAEQAAAEGEVPCGAVIVLDGEVIGKAHNQTETLKDPTAHAEVLAITQATQAVGNWRLNGAVMYVTKEPCPMCAGALVLSRMKKVVWGMTDPIRGGAVSKFNILNEADLNHAVETEAGLMEADCKAVMQGFFQDLRLRTKEQRQQRKLDGEETG, encoded by the coding sequence ATGGACAACTTTTCAGAAGACACCCTCTTTATGCGCATGGCCTTGCGCGAAGCCGAACAGGCCGCCGCCGAGGGCGAGGTGCCTTGCGGGGCGGTCATCGTCCTGGACGGCGAGGTCATCGGCAAGGCGCACAACCAAACCGAAACCCTGAAGGATCCGACCGCGCACGCCGAAGTGCTCGCCATCACCCAGGCCACCCAGGCCGTCGGCAACTGGCGGCTCAACGGCGCGGTCATGTATGTGACGAAGGAACCCTGCCCGATGTGCGCCGGTGCACTGGTGCTCTCCCGCATGAAAAAGGTGGTCTGGGGCATGACCGACCCCATCCGGGGCGGCGCCGTCTCCAAGTTCAACATTCTCAACGAGGCCGACCTCAACCACGCCGTTGAAACCGAGGCCGGCCTGATGGAGGCCGACTGCAAAGCCGTCATGCAGGGTTTTTTCCAAGACCTGCGCCTACGAACGAAGGAGCAACGGCAACAGCGAAAACTGGACGGGGAAGAAACCGGCTAA
- the mnmA gene encoding tRNA 2-thiouridine(34) synthase MnmA, with amino-acid sequence MSEQDQNSTKGRVAIGMSGGTDSSAAAAMLVDQGYEVIGLTAHMWKDGSRCCSLEDVERARRVCAYLDIRHYVVNAQEIFTDKIVDPFVEAYASGRTPSPCIYCNSFVKFGFLMDRALQLNCDHLATGHYACVRKKDDGMFHLLAAQDSNKDQSYFLHRLSQKQLAFLLFPLADLPKPEVKAYSEERGLPIVPRGESQDLCFVEEGKLPDFVEQRDPSVMRRGEIHDQYGNVVGHHDGLHRFTVGQRGKLGIALGERMYVKRLDKENNVVEVAPRPGVMKSECTLADIHWISGKAPEGDLHCEVRPRYRSNGAVATVKVGNGKGSVVFGEPQFALTPGQAAVFYRDGEVLGGGWIDEVP; translated from the coding sequence ATGTCCGAACAAGACCAAAACAGTACAAAAGGTCGTGTGGCCATCGGCATGAGCGGGGGAACCGACAGCTCCGCCGCCGCCGCCATGCTTGTTGACCAGGGGTATGAGGTGATCGGCCTGACCGCCCATATGTGGAAGGATGGCTCCCGTTGCTGTTCGCTCGAGGATGTCGAGCGTGCGCGCCGGGTGTGCGCTTATCTCGACATTCGCCACTATGTCGTCAACGCCCAGGAAATCTTCACCGATAAAATCGTGGATCCCTTTGTCGAGGCCTATGCATCCGGGCGAACGCCTTCGCCCTGCATCTACTGCAACTCGTTTGTGAAGTTTGGCTTTTTGATGGATCGGGCACTCCAGCTGAATTGCGACCATCTCGCCACCGGGCATTATGCCTGTGTCCGGAAGAAGGACGACGGGATGTTTCATTTGCTGGCCGCGCAGGATTCCAACAAGGATCAATCCTACTTCCTGCATCGCCTCAGCCAGAAGCAGCTCGCATTCCTTCTCTTCCCGTTGGCCGACCTGCCGAAACCGGAGGTGAAGGCTTATTCCGAGGAGCGCGGCCTGCCGATCGTGCCGCGCGGCGAAAGCCAGGATCTATGTTTTGTGGAGGAGGGAAAACTTCCCGATTTTGTCGAACAGCGCGATCCATCGGTTATGCGGCGCGGCGAAATCCACGACCAATACGGAAACGTTGTCGGGCATCATGACGGGTTGCACCGCTTTACCGTGGGGCAACGCGGCAAGCTGGGCATTGCCCTGGGTGAACGCATGTACGTTAAGCGGCTCGACAAGGAAAACAACGTGGTCGAGGTGGCCCCGCGCCCCGGCGTCATGAAGTCCGAATGCACGCTGGCCGATATCCACTGGATTTCCGGGAAGGCTCCCGAGGGCGACTTGCACTGCGAGGTTCGTCCGCGCTACCGCTCCAACGGGGCCGTCGCGACCGTCAAAGTGGGCAATGGAAAGGGCTCGGTGGTCTTCGGCGAACCGCAGTTTGCGCTGACCCCGGGCCAGGCCGCCGTTTTTTACCGGGATGGCGAGGTTTTGGGTGGCGGTTGGATCGACGAAGTCCCATAG
- a CDS encoding small basic protein — MSMHSSLKGAAKIRTKRNVLKRFERIESLKKDGRWKEGDRAHGLPKTKPED, encoded by the coding sequence ATGTCCATGCATAGCAGTTTGAAAGGCGCGGCGAAGATCCGCACCAAACGCAACGTTCTCAAGCGTTTCGAGCGAATCGAAAGCCTCAAGAAAGACGGACGTTGGAAAGAAGGCGACCGCGCACACGGCCTGCCGAAAACCAAGCCCGAAGATTAA